Genomic DNA from Deltaproteobacteria bacterium:
GTGCGGCCTCAACCACGGTGATCTCGCTGCGATATACTTGTTGAATTACGTCTAGTCGTTTCTCGTCTTTCATTGTCAGGGTTGTCATCCTTCCACCCTGACATAATTACGTTGCCGTTAACCCCTGACATAATCACTTTGCTACAACAGTTACAAAAAATTATTTCGCGCGTTAAAGAATCAGCCACAACACCAGCGGAATCGTCAGTAGCGAGAGAAACGTGCCGATGACGACGATGGAAGCGGCAAGCGCCGGATCCTGGCGGTATTTTTCGGTGAGGACGAAATTGATCACGGCGGCGGGGAGCGCGCCGTAGAGCAGCAAGACTTGGCGGTTGACGCCCTGGGCGCCGATCAAATAGACCGCGACATTGGCGGCGGCAAAGCCGCCGACCATGCGCACTAGCGCGCCGCCCAGCGCATGGCCCCATTGCAGCGATTCGACTTCATGGAGACGATAGCCGAGGCTGATCAGCATGAACGGAATCGTCGCTTGGCCGAGCAAGCCGATGGGCTGGAGCAAGATTTCCGGCAATTTGATTTGCAATAAATTAAACCCTAGCCCGGTGAGGGTCGCGTAGATCAGCGGCAGGCGAAAAATTTCCGTCCAGTTGCCGCGGCCGTTCAAAATATAAATTCCCAGCGAGTATTGGAGAAAGGTGATGATCACGAACAGCAGCGTCGCCCGCTGCATGCCGGCCGGGCCGAAGGCGAACAGCGCCAGCGGTATGCCCATGTTGCCGGCGTTCATGAACAACGCCGGCAGGGCGAAGCCGCGGGAACTGAATCGAAAGAGCAAAAAATAAATCCGGATCAGCAAGCCGACGCCGGCGAAGATCAGCAAAATGCCGCTCAACAGTACGCCAATGTCGCCGGCGTAGAGCGGTTTGCTCGCCAGCGAACTAAACACCAGCGACGGCGTGCCCAGGTAGACGATCAGCTCGGTAACGGAGGTTAGATTGATTTTTTTCCAATGGGCGAAAACGAAACCGGCGGCGATCAACAAAAAGACCTGCAGGACCGGAGAAAGGGGCTTTAAAATTTCCATGAAAAAAATATGCTGCTCAGAGCGTTGCTAACATAACCAAGCTCAGAGTTTCGCTGAACTCGATGGCGGCGCCAAAGTTGCTGTGGGTCAGAACCGCGTGGCGGCGATGCAATAGACTGCGGGCGAATAAGGCCAAGGCTGACAAGGTCAAGGCGAGCCACAGTCCTTTGCGTCCGACTAAGTAGACGGTCAGACCGAGGGTCGCCAGTGTCGTCACTACGAGATGCCAGAAGCGGACGTTTTCAGCAATGCGCCGGGGCGTTTCTGCGCAACGGTCATGGTAGCCATAGATAAAAATCACCAACGCCCAACGCGCCAGCGCCGGCGTCAGCAGCAAGCTCATGGTCAGTGTGTCATCCAAACTGTTGATCGCGCTGACTTTGAACAGAATGATAAAAATGATCGTTACCAAGCCAGCAATTTTTTCACCGGAGTTATCAGCGCGCGCGGGATTATTGACGAATGCTTCGACGGT
This window encodes:
- a CDS encoding AEC family transporter; the encoded protein is MEILKPLSPVLQVFLLIAAGFVFAHWKKINLTSVTELIVYLGTPSLVFSSLASKPLYAGDIGVLLSGILLIFAGVGLLIRIYFLLFRFSSRGFALPALFMNAGNMGIPLALFAFGPAGMQRATLLFVIITFLQYSLGIYILNGRGNWTEIFRLPLIYATLTGLGFNLLQIKLPEILLQPIGLLGQATIPFMLISLGYRLHEVESLQWGHALGGALVRMVGGFAAANVAVYLIGAQGVNRQVLLLYGALPAAVINFVLTEKYRQDPALAASIVVIGTFLSLLTIPLVLWLIL